The DNA sequence AAGCGAATCCCGTCTCGGCGGACTCGCCGACCGAGATCGCGAGAGCGCGATACGCCCATCCCGTGTCGATGCGCACGCCGGGATTGACCAGCAGCACGGGTGTACCGGCGGCTGGCTCGACACGCACGAGCTCGGTTCCGGTTCCGTAGCCCCAAGCAGCGCCGCCGGCGATACAGAACGGCACATCGGCGCCGAGCTCTGCGCCAAGGCGCTGCAGGTCGCCCAGGCTGTGCCGTTGGCCGGTCAGCCGGTCCAGCGCGACCAGCGTCGCGGCGGCGTCGGCGCTGCCGCCTCCCAGCCCGCCGCCTATCGGGATGCGCTTCGTGATCCGAACGACGACTCCGACCCGGAGACCGGCAAGTCCCAGAAACGCCTCAGCCGCCCTAGCCGCCAGATTGGTGCGGTCGCACGGAACATCGGGATGGTCACACTCGATCACGACGCCCTCAGTGTTCGGATGCACCTCGACGACTAGGCGGTCTGCGAGGCTGACGGAATGGAACAGCGTCTTGATCTCGTGGTAGCCACTCGGCAGGCGACGAAGCACGTCGAGATAGAGGTTCAGCTTGGCGAACGCATCAACGGTGAGCTGCGCCGTCACGGGACGACCTGAACCTTCGCGCCCGGTGGGAACTCCATCTCGAACGAGGCGTCCGCGATCTCCGTGTTCGCTTGGGCGTCGGTCACGCGGAATCGCATCCGCATGCCGTCTCCCGGACGCTCGATGATGACGTCCATCGGGCGCAGGATGCCGTCGGTCTCGCGGTAGTCGTCGAACACGGTCCGTTGAGCGACGACACCGGCGGAATCCCGAATCGTCCATGACCGGACGATGGGCTCCGCGTCGAGCATGCCGATCGTGATTTCGTCGACGAGACCGACTCGCCCGGAAGGTCGTGTCACGACGATATCGTCGCCGCGACGCTCGGAACGCAGGTTGATCGTGTCGCCCTGGAACGGGTCCGCCAGAAACGCGCTGCGGACGTCATCGACTCGGATGTCCAATCGGAAGATGCGCCGGAGGATGTCGTCCGTGAGCGGAGCGTCGATCCCCTCGTACTCGCGCACCCAGAGCATCTTGAGACGATCCGACTTCGTGATGACGACCACGCGCGTCACGTTCATCGGGTCCAGCGCCTGTAGGCGGAACCGATCCGGTCGCTTGTAGAGGGCGATCTGCCGCACCTCTGATTTCGAGCCGTTCTCATCGACCTCCAGAGACAACTGCAGCCGCAGCGTCTCCGTGAGCTGCCTTCGAGCTCGCAGCGCCGGCAGAATCGTCGATTGTACGTACTCGTCCTGGTTCGGAACGGTCCTGGTCGTGGACGCGCAGCCGAGAACCAGAGCCACGCACGCCATCGCCAACAGGCAGCAGGTCGAACGCTTCATCGCGCCTCTGTCGAAAGCCCGGCGATCTTCCACTGGTCACCTGTTCTTGCGAGCCGGAACACCAAGGACCCCGTCGCCGTGCGGGGCACCAGCGGCGACAGGCGGAGGGAGTAGTTGACCACGGCGGACGCCTCATCGGCGGTCACACGCTCGATCGCCGGCGGTTCATAGCGGAACAGGAAGTAGGGAAATGCGCGGAATGTCTCCTCCGTTCGCTCCAAGAACGCCGTGCGGTCGTCCTCACCGGACTGGAACGACGCGTCGAGCGTCGCCGCGAGCGCCACGATGTCGTGTTCCTCGTAGGCGCGCATATACGCTGAGACGGTCGTCGCCGCGAGGCTCTCGTCGGCGCGTCGTTGCTCGGCGCTCTGGTGCTCGAGGTCGGACGGCGTCTCCGGCACCCTCTCGCTAGCCGCCACGGCGACCACGTCGTCGGGTTCTGCGGGTCCGAGCACCTCGAGCTCGGTAAGACGAATCGTACCCGACGCGTACTCCTCCCGGCGACCCATGACGGTCAAAGACCGCGTCCGAGTCGAGGCGTTCGTCCATCGTATCGCCACTCGGACGAGATCCGTGCGCACCGGCTGGAACGGAACCGCGATCCGAGGCGCTGTGGCTTCTTCGACGGTGTTCCACCGGCTGTCTGGCCCGCCGACCGGGATCGCGCGCATCCAGCGATCCGTCGCAGCGTCCCAGCACTCGACCAGCACATCGCGGACCCCGAACTTCGACGCTGGGAACTCCGCCGTATCGACGCTGTGCAGCACGATACCCGTCACGACTCTCGGTCGGCTCATCTCCAGGATGACCCAGCCCAGACAGGAATACTCCTTGCCGCCCCGAAAGT is a window from the Candidatus Poribacteria bacterium genome containing:
- the ispE gene encoding 4-(cytidine 5'-diphospho)-2-C-methyl-D-erythritol kinase, with the translated sequence MDDSGFRRCRRSTDRVRRLPRDRRHPAPDGRHHRASGRRHADAIPRDRRPSEHGDRGRLVRDGVPTGREGSGRPVTAQLTVDAFAKLNLYLDVLRRLPSGYHEIKTLFHSVSLADRLVVEVHPNTEGVVIECDHPDVPCDRTNLAARAAEAFLGLAGLRVGVVVRITKRIPIGGGLGGGSADAAATLVALDRLTGQRHSLGDLQRLGAELGADVPFCIAGGAAWGYGTGTELVRVEPAAGTPVLLVNPGVRIDTGWAYRALAISVGESAETGFALTDGGASATIQPRPPCGEACGKPSSEPVSAVMALAYNRFQDVVAAAYPEIGDALAGLRSSGATAMMSGSGATVFGVFLDASARDAAYRALRSRFAFVEPAALVSCGVGIVDASPADGSSAAAPSATADTDGR